A stretch of Shinella zoogloeoides DNA encodes these proteins:
- a CDS encoding LysE family translocator, with protein sequence MTDLTPYLPQLAVAWTAYFIATASPGPAIIAIIATSISQGRRAGLALASGVLTGSYIWAILTASGLSALIRTYGEAIVVLKIVGGCYLLWLAWNAYRAARKSEETYRAQMAALPALSPRKQYLKGLGIHLTNPKAIFNWIMLTSLGMPPGAPGGVMATFIAGCMVIGVCVFLGFALVFSLGPVHRAYLKARRGIEGVMAAFFAFAGFKLLTSRI encoded by the coding sequence ATGACCGACCTTACACCTTACCTGCCCCAGCTCGCCGTCGCCTGGACGGCCTATTTCATCGCCACCGCCTCACCCGGCCCGGCGATCATCGCCATCATCGCGACCTCCATCAGCCAGGGCCGCCGCGCAGGGCTGGCGCTTGCCTCGGGCGTGCTGACGGGTTCCTATATCTGGGCGATCCTCACGGCATCCGGCCTTTCCGCCCTCATCCGCACCTATGGCGAAGCGATCGTCGTCCTGAAGATCGTCGGCGGATGCTACCTGCTATGGCTCGCCTGGAATGCGTATCGCGCGGCCCGCAAGAGCGAGGAAACCTATCGCGCGCAGATGGCCGCCCTGCCGGCGCTTTCGCCGCGCAAGCAATATCTCAAGGGCCTCGGTATCCACCTCACCAACCCCAAGGCGATCTTCAACTGGATCATGCTGACATCGCTCGGCATGCCGCCGGGCGCGCCGGGCGGCGTCATGGCAACCTTCATCGCCGGCTGCATGGTGATCGGGGTCTGCGTCTTTCTCGGCTTTGCGCTGGTCTTTTCACTCGGCCCAGTGCATCGCGCCTATCTGAAGGCGCGCCGCGGCATAGAGGGCGTGATGGCCGCCTTCTTCGCCTTTGCCGGTTTCAAGCTGCTGACGAGCCGGATCTGA